One Halobacterium sp. DL1 DNA window includes the following coding sequences:
- a CDS encoding RecJ domain-containing protein, whose product MGSCIVCGASTDGRICDTHEEDVAFEFRGRSPNQLSSGRFYRGSVDGFAEFGVFVDIGDSVTGLLHRSEVPGRVESLGWDAGDEVYVQVTGVHDNGNVDLGWSIRQTERDFRGHLVDDPSADSNAELPEDDGDTDEETADATESAETDESTSATGTDADSETETADGGTPVADDGNEFEFAEDDDATESEPAEDAPTPDAAESADEPTADDTPDRVSIAALADHVDERVSVEGEIESARQTSGPTVFELADETGSVDCAAFVEAGVRAYPEADAGDVVRIVGDVERRRGELQVETEELTILDGQAADDVSTRMEDALTEEASPEVTELLADDPAVEAIHDDLVDAATAIRRAVVDSRPVIVRHTTTVEGYVAGTALERALLPIIREKHARADAEYHYVDRRPLDDAFYTIDDATGDVTDLLEAAERHDEKHPLFVLVGAGSTSESTDAIDLLDMYDVDTVAVDGGYTDDAAGADVLVSPTDAGEAPVNTGALGAQLAAFVNDDVREDLYHLPAVAYWEEPPAAYADLADSTEYSRETLENLRDAIALEAFYQSYEDKRELISDLLWGEADDSLITHVSAQFRERLDTELTTAEPHLRVRGENGVTFEVLDVDDYTHQYDFPPVDLLLDALHRRNDRADVLVGVSGDELRVRSDDSVDVRAVGDRISDELPEAGVLTRGARDGRIEFLSGEQDAVVDSVVSAIADQLA is encoded by the coding sequence ATGGGTTCATGTATTGTCTGCGGCGCCTCCACGGACGGCCGCATCTGTGACACGCACGAAGAAGACGTCGCGTTCGAGTTCCGAGGACGGTCCCCCAACCAGTTGAGTTCTGGCCGCTTCTACCGCGGTAGCGTCGACGGCTTCGCCGAGTTCGGCGTCTTCGTCGACATCGGTGACAGCGTCACCGGACTGCTCCACCGCAGCGAAGTGCCCGGCCGCGTCGAGTCCCTCGGCTGGGACGCCGGCGACGAAGTGTACGTCCAGGTGACGGGCGTCCACGACAACGGCAACGTCGACCTCGGCTGGTCCATCCGGCAGACCGAGCGGGACTTCCGGGGCCACCTCGTCGACGACCCGAGCGCCGACTCGAACGCCGAACTCCCCGAGGACGACGGCGACACCGACGAAGAGACCGCCGACGCAACCGAGTCGGCGGAAACCGACGAGTCGACCAGCGCGACCGGAACGGACGCCGACTCCGAGACCGAGACGGCCGACGGCGGGACGCCGGTCGCCGACGACGGCAACGAGTTCGAGTTCGCGGAGGACGACGACGCCACCGAGAGCGAACCCGCGGAGGACGCGCCGACGCCGGACGCAGCGGAGAGTGCCGACGAACCTACTGCCGATGACACCCCCGACCGCGTCTCCATCGCGGCCCTCGCCGACCACGTCGACGAGCGCGTCAGCGTCGAGGGCGAGATAGAGAGCGCGCGCCAGACGAGCGGCCCGACGGTGTTCGAACTCGCCGACGAGACCGGCAGCGTCGACTGCGCCGCGTTCGTCGAAGCGGGCGTGCGCGCCTACCCCGAGGCCGACGCGGGCGACGTCGTCCGCATCGTCGGTGACGTCGAACGACGCCGCGGCGAACTGCAGGTCGAGACCGAGGAACTCACCATCCTCGACGGCCAGGCGGCCGACGACGTCTCCACCCGGATGGAGGACGCGCTGACCGAGGAGGCGAGCCCCGAAGTCACCGAACTGCTCGCCGACGACCCCGCGGTCGAGGCCATCCACGACGACCTCGTGGACGCCGCGACGGCCATCCGCCGCGCCGTCGTCGACTCCCGTCCGGTCATCGTGCGCCACACCACCACCGTCGAGGGGTACGTCGCCGGCACCGCTCTCGAGCGCGCGCTCCTCCCGATCATCCGCGAGAAGCACGCCCGGGCGGACGCCGAGTACCACTACGTCGACCGCCGACCGCTCGACGACGCGTTCTACACCATCGACGACGCGACGGGCGACGTGACGGACCTGCTCGAGGCCGCCGAGCGCCACGACGAGAAGCACCCGCTGTTCGTGCTCGTCGGCGCCGGCTCCACCAGCGAGTCCACGGACGCCATCGACCTGCTCGACATGTACGACGTCGACACCGTCGCCGTCGACGGCGGCTACACCGACGACGCCGCGGGCGCGGACGTCCTCGTCAGCCCGACCGACGCCGGCGAAGCACCGGTCAACACGGGGGCGCTGGGCGCGCAGCTCGCCGCGTTCGTCAACGACGACGTGCGCGAGGACCTCTACCATCTCCCCGCGGTCGCCTACTGGGAGGAGCCGCCGGCGGCGTACGCCGACCTCGCGGACTCGACGGAGTACAGCCGCGAGACCCTGGAGAACCTCCGGGACGCCATCGCACTGGAGGCGTTCTACCAGTCCTACGAGGACAAGCGCGAACTCATCAGCGACCTGCTGTGGGGCGAGGCCGACGACTCGCTCATCACGCACGTCTCCGCGCAGTTCCGCGAGCGCCTCGACACGGAACTCACGACCGCCGAACCCCACCTCCGGGTGCGCGGCGAGAACGGCGTCACCTTCGAGGTGCTCGACGTCGACGACTACACCCACCAGTACGACTTCCCGCCGGTCGACCTGCTGCTCGACGCCCTCCACCGTCGAAACGACCGCGCGGACGTGCTCGTCGGCGTCAGCGGCGACGAACTCCGCGTCCGCAGCGACGACTCGGTTGACGTGCGTGCTGTCGGCGACCGAATCTCGGACGAACTCCCCGAGGCCGGCGTCCTCACCCGCGGCGCCCGCGACGGCCGCATCGAGTTCCTCTCCGGCGAGCAGGACGCCGTCGTCGACAGCGTCGTCTCCGCCATCGCCGACCAGCTCGCGTAG
- a CDS encoding FMN reductase: protein MADTSVVGICGSLRDASVSRIALQRALDAAADRGAETDLVDLRELDLPLFDPDQRDAGDAPELKRRVLEADAVVLATPMYHGSYSSPLKTALDYCGFDEFEGKTVGLLCVAGGSFPISALDHLRSVMRALDAWVLPYQAAVPNASSRVSDGEFTDEKLEDRVAQLGDRVVQYANIEPEPHSFESEQNVGGD from the coding sequence ATGGCAGACACCTCCGTCGTCGGCATCTGTGGCAGTCTCCGCGACGCCAGCGTCTCCAGGATCGCCCTCCAGCGGGCGCTCGACGCCGCCGCCGACCGCGGCGCCGAGACGGACCTGGTCGACCTCCGGGAACTCGACCTCCCACTGTTCGACCCCGACCAGCGGGACGCGGGAGACGCTCCCGAACTCAAACGGCGGGTGCTGGAGGCCGACGCCGTCGTGCTCGCCACGCCGATGTACCACGGCAGCTACTCCTCGCCGCTGAAGACCGCCCTCGACTACTGCGGCTTCGACGAGTTCGAGGGGAAGACTGTCGGCCTGCTCTGCGTGGCCGGCGGGAGTTTCCCCATCTCCGCGCTCGACCACCTGCGCTCGGTGATGCGCGCGCTCGACGCCTGGGTGCTCCCCTACCAGGCCGCGGTGCCCAACGCCTCCTCCCGCGTCTCGGACGGCGAGTTCACCGACGAGAAACTCGAAGACCGCGTGGCACAGCTCGGCGACCGGGTCGTGCAGTACGCCAACATCGAGCCCGAACCCCACTCCTTCGAGAGCGAGCAGAACGTCGGCGGCGACTGA
- a CDS encoding universal stress protein UspA, translating into MYDAILLPTDGSDAATAAVANAIDLATQYDATLHVLYVADTTEYSTVTFEDDVVDPLEQEGKRIVDDIVAQAEARDVEALGVVMQGGVYETLLQYADEQAIDVIVMGTHGRRGLGRALLGSVTERVVRTADVPVMTVREQTDEE; encoded by the coding sequence GTGTACGACGCGATTCTACTCCCCACGGACGGCAGCGACGCGGCGACGGCGGCGGTGGCCAACGCCATCGACCTCGCAACGCAGTACGACGCTACGCTCCACGTCCTCTACGTGGCGGACACGACGGAGTACAGCACCGTGACCTTCGAGGACGACGTGGTCGACCCCCTCGAACAGGAGGGCAAGCGCATCGTCGACGACATCGTCGCGCAGGCGGAAGCCCGGGACGTCGAGGCACTCGGTGTCGTGATGCAGGGCGGCGTCTACGAGACGCTCCTGCAGTACGCCGACGAGCAGGCGATCGACGTCATCGTGATGGGGACCCACGGCCGCCGCGGCCTCGGACGGGCGCTCCTCGGCAGCGTCACCGAGCGCGTGGTCAGAACCGCCGACGTCCCGGTGATGACGGTGCGCGAACAGACCGACGAGGAGTGA
- a CDS encoding adenine glycosylase, translating to MTDGEGAWALPGDVDAVRDALVSWYEADHRAFPWRETTDPYEILVSEVMSQQTQLSRVEEAWAAFLERWPTTADLAAADRADVVGFWSANSLGYNNRAKYLHEAAQQVETDYAGEFPETPGELSELMGVGPYTANAVASFAFDNGDAVVDTNVKRVLYRAFDVPDDDSAFEEAANELMPEGESRVWNNAVMELGGVACGKTPKCDAADCPWREWCGAYASGDFSAPDVPQQSTFEGSRRQKRGRVVGALREHGDLVLDELGPRVRVDYTPEGDGGQVWLRDLLADLEADGLVEVNERDGEPVARLRR from the coding sequence ATGACTGACGGCGAGGGAGCGTGGGCGCTCCCGGGGGACGTCGACGCCGTGCGCGACGCGCTCGTCTCGTGGTACGAGGCCGACCACCGCGCGTTCCCGTGGCGGGAGACGACCGACCCCTACGAGATCCTCGTCTCCGAGGTGATGAGCCAGCAGACCCAGCTCTCCCGCGTCGAGGAGGCGTGGGCGGCGTTCCTCGAGCGGTGGCCGACGACCGCCGACCTGGCGGCCGCCGACCGCGCCGACGTCGTGGGGTTCTGGTCCGCGAACAGCCTCGGGTACAACAACCGCGCGAAGTACCTACACGAGGCAGCCCAGCAGGTCGAGACCGACTACGCCGGCGAGTTCCCAGAGACGCCCGGCGAACTCTCGGAACTCATGGGCGTCGGGCCCTACACCGCCAACGCCGTCGCGTCGTTCGCGTTCGACAACGGGGACGCCGTCGTGGACACGAACGTCAAGCGCGTGCTCTACCGCGCCTTCGACGTGCCCGACGACGACTCGGCGTTCGAGGAAGCCGCGAACGAACTCATGCCCGAGGGGGAGTCCCGCGTCTGGAACAACGCCGTCATGGAACTGGGTGGGGTGGCCTGCGGGAAGACGCCGAAGTGCGACGCGGCTGACTGCCCGTGGCGCGAGTGGTGCGGGGCGTACGCCTCGGGCGACTTCTCCGCGCCCGACGTCCCCCAGCAGTCCACGTTCGAGGGGAGTCGGCGCCAGAAGCGGGGCCGCGTCGTCGGCGCGCTCCGCGAACACGGCGACCTCGTGCTCGACGAACTCGGTCCCCGGGTGCGCGTCGACTACACGCCAGAGGGCGACGGCGGCCAGGTGTGGCTCCGGGACCTGCTCGCGGACCTCGAAGCGGACGGACTGGTCGAGGTGAACGAGCGCGACGGGGAACCCGTCGCGCGGCTCCGCCGATGA
- a CDS encoding thymidine kinase has translation MHAITNSGWVEVITGSMFSGKTEELLRRLRRAEIAGQEVAAFTPAIDDRYGEATLGSHAGRTWEATVVETTADGVEAIPDDLNGEQVVAIDEANFFPGDLVAVCQELAADGRRVVVSGTDQTFRGEPFDPIPQLMAVAEYVEKFRAICTQCGEPATRNQRLIEGDPAHYDDPTIMVGAEESYEARCRNCHVVERA, from the coding sequence ATGCACGCCATCACGAACTCCGGGTGGGTCGAGGTCATCACGGGGTCGATGTTCTCCGGGAAGACGGAGGAGCTACTGCGACGGTTGCGGCGCGCGGAGATCGCGGGCCAGGAGGTCGCGGCGTTCACGCCCGCCATCGACGACCGCTACGGCGAAGCCACCCTCGGCTCCCACGCCGGGCGGACGTGGGAGGCGACGGTCGTGGAGACGACCGCCGACGGCGTCGAGGCGATTCCAGACGACCTGAACGGCGAGCAGGTCGTCGCCATCGACGAGGCGAACTTCTTTCCCGGCGACCTCGTCGCGGTCTGCCAGGAACTCGCGGCGGACGGCCGGCGCGTCGTCGTCTCGGGCACCGACCAGACGTTCCGCGGGGAGCCCTTCGACCCCATCCCGCAGCTGATGGCCGTCGCGGAGTACGTCGAGAAGTTCCGGGCAATCTGCACGCAGTGCGGGGAGCCCGCGACCAGGAACCAGCGGCTCATCGAGGGCGACCCCGCCCACTACGACGACCCGACCATCATGGTGGGCGCCGAGGAGTCCTACGAGGCGCGCTGCCGGAACTGTCACGTCGTCGAACGCGCCTGA
- a CDS encoding sodium:calcium antiporter: MSELLVPLALAVVATAVVWVGSGYFEQAAQRLSRHYGLPVAAHGAIVVAVGSSFPEISSVVISTVVHGEFSLGVGAIVGSAIFNLLVIPALSALYSEELESTRDIVHKDAQFYVISILVLFIVFALGATYVPGGTNEAAVLTPTLVVLPLATYGIYVFLHQQDASEYDAPEVVDVRPAREWAVLAVALAVIAVGVEGLVRSALDFGRIFDTPSFLWGLTVLAAATSLPDALVSVRAAREGDSVTSLTNVLGSNTFNLLVAIPLGVLLAGTATINFLAAIPTFGFLALATLLFIVFTRTRLELTDLEAYALLGVYVLFLLWMTLESVGVIETVQGI, from the coding sequence ATGAGCGAGCTGCTCGTTCCGCTCGCGCTCGCGGTGGTCGCGACGGCCGTGGTCTGGGTGGGGAGCGGCTACTTCGAGCAGGCAGCCCAGCGCCTCAGCAGACACTACGGGCTGCCGGTCGCCGCCCACGGCGCCATCGTGGTCGCGGTCGGGTCGAGTTTCCCCGAGATCAGTTCCGTCGTCATCAGCACGGTCGTCCACGGCGAGTTCTCGCTCGGCGTCGGCGCCATCGTGGGGAGCGCCATCTTCAACCTGCTCGTCATCCCCGCGCTGTCGGCGCTCTACAGCGAGGAACTCGAGTCCACCCGGGACATCGTCCACAAGGACGCCCAGTTCTACGTCATCAGCATCCTCGTGCTGTTCATCGTGTTCGCGCTCGGCGCGACGTACGTTCCCGGGGGGACGAACGAGGCCGCCGTCCTGACGCCGACGCTGGTCGTCCTCCCGCTGGCGACCTACGGCATCTACGTCTTCCTCCACCAGCAGGACGCCAGCGAGTACGACGCCCCGGAGGTCGTCGACGTCCGCCCGGCCCGCGAGTGGGCGGTGCTGGCGGTCGCACTCGCGGTCATCGCGGTCGGTGTCGAGGGCCTCGTGCGGTCCGCGCTGGACTTCGGCCGCATCTTCGACACGCCGAGTTTTCTCTGGGGGCTGACCGTACTCGCGGCCGCAACGAGTCTCCCCGACGCGCTGGTCAGTGTCCGCGCCGCCCGGGAGGGCGACAGCGTCACCAGCCTCACGAACGTCCTCGGGAGCAACACGTTCAACCTCCTGGTCGCCATCCCCCTCGGCGTCCTGCTCGCGGGGACCGCGACCATCAACTTCCTCGCGGCCATCCCCACGTTCGGGTTCCTCGCGCTGGCGACGCTGCTGTTCATCGTGTTCACCCGCACCCGCCTCGAACTCACCGACCTGGAAGCCTACGCGCTGCTCGGGGTCTACGTGCTGTTCCTCCTCTGGATGACCCTCGAATCGGTGGGGGTCATCGAGACCGTCCAGGGCATCTGA